One window of Athalia rosae chromosome 2, iyAthRosa1.1, whole genome shotgun sequence genomic DNA carries:
- the LOC105688357 gene encoding O-phosphoseryl-tRNA(Sec) selenium transferase: protein MNSLAFSLAETLIPSIYVQQGLNAKKTRENLIRHFIEHRKWPEEGWDDATIEAFFSDLSQMDSNNFPSNCSVGEREARIVSNIVARRHFRMGHGIGRSGDLEEVQPKAAGSSLMYKLTNALVLDVIRYMGVKSIAGCFVSPMATGMSLVLCMLTLKQDRPRAKYVLWPRIDQKSSFKSIVTAGLEPIVVEMQIVGDELKTDMARLEAQMAALGESVACVLTTTSCFAPRACDSIDLIASLCTQYNIPHLVNNAYGLQSTRCMHLIQEASRKGRVDAFVQSTDKNFLVPVGGAVIGSFDINLLDRISKMYPGRANSSSTMDVLITLLGLGMAGYKQLISQRKETYSYLKEELGKLASRHGERLLDTKGNPISMGMTLQSLSHQHDNKHITMLSSILFLRNVSGTRVITTTDCKHIVSHKFEGWGAHNSNYPVPYLTAAAALGMKRSDVDSFVQRLDKALTKVRRRSAPATPTASLAGSSINGDTGGGGGPGESSTTSTSRASSKDSLRK from the exons atgaacagtCTAGCGTTCAGTTTGGCTGAAACGCTTATTCCATCAATATACGTGCAGCAAGGACTCAACGCCAAGAAGACTAGAGAAAATCTAATCAGGCACTTCATAGAGCAT cgAAAATGGCCAGAAGAGGGATGGGATGATGCAACAATAGAAGCATTCTTCTCAGATTTATCGCAAATGGATAGCAATAACTTTCCCTCAAACTGCAGCGTGGGGGAAAGAGAGGCAAGAATTGTTTCCAACATAGTAGCACGCAGACACTTCCGAATGGGCCATGGAATTGGGAGATCTGGCGACCTCGAAGAGGTGCAACCTAAGGCTGCGGGAAGTAGCTTGATGTACAAACTGACAAATGCCCTAGTCTTGGATGTCATTCGATATATGG GGGTAAAAAGTATAGCGGGCTGTTTTGTGTCCCCAATGGCAACTGGTATGAGTTTGGTACTGTGTATGCTAACTCTGAAACAAGACAGACCTCGAGCAAAGTATGTTTTGTGGCCAAGAATCGATCAAAAGTCCAGTTTTAAGTCAATCGTGACCGCGGGGCTAGAACCGATCGTTGTTGAGATGCAAATTGTCGGCGACGAGTTGAAAACGGACATGGCGAGGCTCGAAGCTCAAATGGCAGCTTTAGGTGAAAGTGTGGCCTGCGTTCTAACAACCACGAGTTGCTTTGCACCAAGAGCTTGCGACTCCATTGATCTAATCGCCTCACTTTGTACGCAGTATAATATCCCCCATTTAGTGAACAATGCGTATGG ATTACAGAGCACGCGGTGCATGCATCTGATACAAGAGGCGTCAAGAAAGGGCCGAGTGGATGCCTTTGTTCAAAGCACGGATAAAAACTTCCTAGTTCCAGTTGGTGGAGCTGTGATTGGTTCGTTTGACATAAACCTTTTGGATAGAATCTCTAAAATGTATCCCGGACGAGCAAATTCGAGTTCAACAATGGACGTCCTAATAACTCTTTTGGGGCTTGGAATGGCTGGGTATAAACAGTTGATATCACAGCGTAAAGAAACATATTCATACCTCAAAGAAGAGCTGGGAAAGCTAGCCTCGAGACACGGAGAGAGGCTCTTGGATACAAAGGGAAATCCTATTTCCATGGGAATGACGCTGCAGTCCCTCAGCCATCAGCATGACAATAAACATATTACAATGCTCAGTTCAATACTCTTCTTGAGAAATGTTAGCGGTACCAGAGTTATCACTACCACAGACTGCAAGCATATTGTTTCGCACAAATTTGAAG gcTGGGGAGCGCACAACAGTAACTATCCAGTACCGTATTtaacagcggcagcagcttTGGGTATGAAGAGATCTGATGTGGATTCTTTCGTACAACGTTTGGACAAGGCTCTTACAAAAGTCAGACGGCGTTCGGCACCTGCTACACCTACGGCTTCGCTAGCTGGCTCAAGTATCAACGGAGATACCGGAGGCGGCGGTGGTCCTGGAGAATCAAGCACAACGTCCACCAGCAGAGCGAGCAGCAAAGATAGTCTGAGAAAGTGA